A part of Aegilops tauschii subsp. strangulata cultivar AL8/78 chromosome 2, Aet v6.0, whole genome shotgun sequence genomic DNA contains:
- the LOC109748783 gene encoding MLO-like protein 14 isoform X2 yields the protein MHGHTDSFCMPRSHLSSVSLLLTSAARGYVSFAHSASREDGLHKNKEWLKKTHRNPLHKAMEKMKEEMMLLGFISLLLAATSRMISGICIDSKYYNSRFSPCNKEEAEESLSTEHDLTRKRNHIIDAILHRSLRRNLKAQSHQVESCHEGFESFVSHEGLEQLHRFIFVMAVTHVTYSCLTMLLAILKVHTWRKWEDEAFRDNHESFSQIAYASATRRQPPALTKSSSFRFWSQNNAVMWVFCFLAQFGQSVVRADYLILRKGFIMNHNLAPTYDFHTYMIRSMEEEFEKIVGVSGVLWGFVVAFMLFNVDGSNLYFWIAILPVALVLLVGAKLQHIIAILTSEGAKLTAFGPRIKPRDDLFWFKKPKFLLWLIHFVLFQNAFELASFFWFWWQFGYESCFIKNHLLVYCRLVLGFAGQFLCSYSTLPVYALVTQMGSKYKAALIPNRIRETMHGWGKDTRKKRKKRRGDDSTIRTETSTVCSLDYEDEDDDGHGHSDDATTPRLPPYLKIELRPMRGGGGIPTPGMPSHQLPTGGSNWTPGGSSQHALLQRQGSASASAPSSPPPSSHGRGVVRSASMPGIAAVATIASTIGLSTPPTRLSDDAHA from the exons ATGCATGGGCACACGGATTCTTTTTGTATGCCGAGGTCTCATCTTTCATCGGTTTCGCTACTACTCACCAGTGCTGCCAGGGGCTATGTTTCATTCGCACACAGTGCATCACGTGAGGACGGACTGCACAAGAACAAAGAG TGGCTGAAGAAGACTCACCGGAACCCGCTCCACAAGGCAATGGAGAAGATGAAAGAAG AAATGATGTTGCTCGGCTTCATATCCCTGCTTTTAGCGGCGACGTCGAGGATGATCTCCGGTATCTGCATCGACTCCAAGTACTACAACAGCAGGTTCTCCCCGTGCAACAAAGAAGAGGCTGAGGAGTCATTGAGCACCGAGCACGACCTGACTCGCAAGCGCAACCACATAATCGATGCCATCCTGCATCGTTCTCTCAGGAGGAACCTTAAGGCGCAGTCCCATCAGGTGGAGAGCTGCCACGAG GGCTTCGAGTCGTTTGTTTCGCATGAGGGTCTCGAGCAGCTCCACCGCTTCATATTTGTCATGGCGGTAACCCATGTGACCTACAGTTGCTTGACGATGTTGCTAGCTATACTCAAG GTCCATACATGGAGAAAATGGGAAGATGAAGCATTTAGAGATAATCACGAATCTTTTTCCC AGATTGCGTATGCATCAGCAACTAGAAGGCAACCACCAGCACTTACCAAATcctcttcattcagattttggagtCAAAATAATGCGGTCATGTGGGTG TTTTGCTTCCTTGCTCAATTTGGTCAATCTGTTGTTCGAGCTGACTACCTTATCCTTCGCAAGGGTTTTATAATG AACCACAATCTTGCACCAACGTACGACTTCCACACTTACATGATACGCTCAATGGAAGAGGAGTTTGAGAAGATTGTTGGAGTGAG TGGAGTGCTGTGGGGCTTCGTTGTTGCTTTCATGCTATTTAATGTTGATG GATCTAACCTGTACTTTTGGATAGCCATCCTCCCTGTTGCT CTTGTTCTTCTAGTCGGTGCGAAACTGCAGCATATAATAGCCATTTTAACATCAGAGGGTGCAAAGCTGACTGCATTTGGACCAAGGATAAAGCCACGCGATGATCTCTTTTGGTTCAAGAAACCAAAGTTTCTCCTGTGGCTGATTCACTTTGTTCTCTTCCAG AATGCATTCGAGCTGGCCTCTTTCTTCTGGTTCTGG TGGCAATTTGGTTATGAGTCATGCTTCATCAAAAACCACCTACTGGTTTACTGCCGCCTTGTATTGGG GTTTGCCGGACAGTTTCTCTGCAGTTACAGTACGTTGCCTGTTTATGCGCTTGTCACACAG ATGGGATCAAAGTACAAGGCTGCCCTGATCCCCAACAGGATCAGAGAAACCATGCACGGGTGGGGCAAGGAcacaaggaagaagaggaagaagcgGCGCGGCGACGATTCCACCATTCGTACGGAGACCAGCACCGTGTGCTCCCTCGACTACGAGGACGAAGACGACGACGGCCATGGCCATTCCGATGATGCCACGACACCCAGGTTGCCGCCATACCTGAAGATCGAGCTACGGCCAATGCGGGGCGGCGGTGGCATTCCTACACCAGGCATGCCGAGCCACCAGCTTCCGACTGGCGGCAGCAACTGGACCCCCGGCGGCAGCTCCCAGCACGCTCTGCTCCAGCGACAGGGCTCGGCCTCAGCCTCCGCGCCGTCGTCACCGCCACCGAGCAGCCATGGCCGCGGCGTCGTAAGGTCGGCGTCGATGCCGGGGATCGCTGCCGTGGCAACGATAGCCTCGACGATAGGCCTTAGCACCCCGCCGACTCGGCTCAGCGATGATGCCCATGCATAG
- the LOC109748783 gene encoding MLO-like protein 14 isoform X1 produces the protein MAGGEGSSAAGGTGEMRSLALTPTWSVATVLTLLVAASLIVERSIHRLSNWLKKTHRNPLHKAMEKMKEEMMLLGFISLLLAATSRMISGICIDSKYYNSRFSPCNKEEAEESLSTEHDLTRKRNHIIDAILHRSLRRNLKAQSHQVESCHEGFESFVSHEGLEQLHRFIFVMAVTHVTYSCLTMLLAILKVHTWRKWEDEAFRDNHESFSQIAYASATRRQPPALTKSSSFRFWSQNNAVMWVFCFLAQFGQSVVRADYLILRKGFIMNHNLAPTYDFHTYMIRSMEEEFEKIVGVSGVLWGFVVAFMLFNVDGSNLYFWIAILPVALVLLVGAKLQHIIAILTSEGAKLTAFGPRIKPRDDLFWFKKPKFLLWLIHFVLFQNAFELASFFWFWWQFGYESCFIKNHLLVYCRLVLGFAGQFLCSYSTLPVYALVTQMGSKYKAALIPNRIRETMHGWGKDTRKKRKKRRGDDSTIRTETSTVCSLDYEDEDDDGHGHSDDATTPRLPPYLKIELRPMRGGGGIPTPGMPSHQLPTGGSNWTPGGSSQHALLQRQGSASASAPSSPPPSSHGRGVVRSASMPGIAAVATIASTIGLSTPPTRLSDDAHA, from the exons ATGGCCGGCGGCGAGGGCTCCAGCGCGGCGGGCGGGACGGGGGAGATGCGGTCGCTGGCGCTCACGCCCACCTGGTCCGTCGCCACCGTGCTCACGCTCCTCGTCGCCGCCTCGCTCATCGTCGAGCGCTCCATCCACCGCCTCAGCAAC TGGCTGAAGAAGACTCACCGGAACCCGCTCCACAAGGCAATGGAGAAGATGAAAGAAG AAATGATGTTGCTCGGCTTCATATCCCTGCTTTTAGCGGCGACGTCGAGGATGATCTCCGGTATCTGCATCGACTCCAAGTACTACAACAGCAGGTTCTCCCCGTGCAACAAAGAAGAGGCTGAGGAGTCATTGAGCACCGAGCACGACCTGACTCGCAAGCGCAACCACATAATCGATGCCATCCTGCATCGTTCTCTCAGGAGGAACCTTAAGGCGCAGTCCCATCAGGTGGAGAGCTGCCACGAG GGCTTCGAGTCGTTTGTTTCGCATGAGGGTCTCGAGCAGCTCCACCGCTTCATATTTGTCATGGCGGTAACCCATGTGACCTACAGTTGCTTGACGATGTTGCTAGCTATACTCAAG GTCCATACATGGAGAAAATGGGAAGATGAAGCATTTAGAGATAATCACGAATCTTTTTCCC AGATTGCGTATGCATCAGCAACTAGAAGGCAACCACCAGCACTTACCAAATcctcttcattcagattttggagtCAAAATAATGCGGTCATGTGGGTG TTTTGCTTCCTTGCTCAATTTGGTCAATCTGTTGTTCGAGCTGACTACCTTATCCTTCGCAAGGGTTTTATAATG AACCACAATCTTGCACCAACGTACGACTTCCACACTTACATGATACGCTCAATGGAAGAGGAGTTTGAGAAGATTGTTGGAGTGAG TGGAGTGCTGTGGGGCTTCGTTGTTGCTTTCATGCTATTTAATGTTGATG GATCTAACCTGTACTTTTGGATAGCCATCCTCCCTGTTGCT CTTGTTCTTCTAGTCGGTGCGAAACTGCAGCATATAATAGCCATTTTAACATCAGAGGGTGCAAAGCTGACTGCATTTGGACCAAGGATAAAGCCACGCGATGATCTCTTTTGGTTCAAGAAACCAAAGTTTCTCCTGTGGCTGATTCACTTTGTTCTCTTCCAG AATGCATTCGAGCTGGCCTCTTTCTTCTGGTTCTGG TGGCAATTTGGTTATGAGTCATGCTTCATCAAAAACCACCTACTGGTTTACTGCCGCCTTGTATTGGG GTTTGCCGGACAGTTTCTCTGCAGTTACAGTACGTTGCCTGTTTATGCGCTTGTCACACAG ATGGGATCAAAGTACAAGGCTGCCCTGATCCCCAACAGGATCAGAGAAACCATGCACGGGTGGGGCAAGGAcacaaggaagaagaggaagaagcgGCGCGGCGACGATTCCACCATTCGTACGGAGACCAGCACCGTGTGCTCCCTCGACTACGAGGACGAAGACGACGACGGCCATGGCCATTCCGATGATGCCACGACACCCAGGTTGCCGCCATACCTGAAGATCGAGCTACGGCCAATGCGGGGCGGCGGTGGCATTCCTACACCAGGCATGCCGAGCCACCAGCTTCCGACTGGCGGCAGCAACTGGACCCCCGGCGGCAGCTCCCAGCACGCTCTGCTCCAGCGACAGGGCTCGGCCTCAGCCTCCGCGCCGTCGTCACCGCCACCGAGCAGCCATGGCCGCGGCGTCGTAAGGTCGGCGTCGATGCCGGGGATCGCTGCCGTGGCAACGATAGCCTCGACGATAGGCCTTAGCACCCCGCCGACTCGGCTCAGCGATGATGCCCATGCATAG
- the LOC109748801 gene encoding uncharacterized protein translates to MATTAAAAAAVSNLSLRLPSTLPFTVSFPTRLSRIPHAPLRRLRTASSRTLAAPATSEVPEAEELRLEAESALEWGGVCARLADFAATAAGRAACGEGRVPVGQSREESERLLEQTAAASLLSAPLDFGGVGDVSAVVAAAARGRLLAVREICGVGGSLRAARGVFDQVKSLAEEMPDGR, encoded by the coding sequence atggccaccaccgccgccgccgccgccgccgtctctaACCTCTCCCTCCGCCTCCCATCGACACTCCCCTTTACGGTTTCCTTCCCCACCCGCCTCTCGCGCATTCCACACGCTCCGCTGCGACGCCTTCGGACGGCCTCCTCGCGAACCCTAGCAGCGCCCGCCACGTCGGAAGTCCCGGAGGCAGAGGAGCTGCGGTTGGAGGCGGAGTCCGCGCTGGAATGGGGCGGCGTGTGCGCGCGGCTGGCCGACttcgccgccaccgccgcgggccgcgccgcctgcggggagGGCCGGGTCCCCGTCGGTCAGAGCCGGGAGGAGAGCGAGCGGCTGCTCGAGCAGACCGCAGCCGCGTCGCTGCTCTCGGCGCCGCTGGATTTCGGCGGCGTCGGCGACGTGTCCGCGGTCGTCGCCGcggccgcccgtggccggctgctcGCCGTGCGGGAGATATGCGGCGTCGGGGGCAGCCTCCGGGCCGCGCGCGGGGTGTTCGACCAAGTGAAGAGCCTCGCCGAGGAGATGCCAGATGGGAGGTAA